The segment ATTCATGTGTAATTGCAAACGCAAACGCGTTTTTACAATTATCACATTTTCACGTTTTGTATTTACATTTTGCAATTGGCGTTTAATAACATAATCATGAAAAGCCAAGAAAGTCATGTTATGATCGTTACCTTTGGAGAAATCAACGATGACAGTAGTTTTATCATCATGCTTACTCAAACGACCTAGCTTCGAAGGATAAACTGAGCTAAACGCTAGAATCACTGCTCTACGAGGAACTTTAACGGTAAACTTAACCTGAAAAGCCAAATAAATCATCGCTCCGTGAAGAGCCACCACAGGAGGAACTTTCTGTAACTGTAACTCTCCTTGATCCGGCACAACTTGGTCTCTCTCTGTTCCTTGAAGATAGTACTGTTTGATTTTAGCATGACCCTTCTTCGTAATCCACCCCACCATCGCGCTCGATCCCACCATCCTCCCGTCTCTGGAGAATCCGACTCCGACCCACCCGGTTGTATACAGAGCCGAGACTATGATTGTCATCACATTGTCTCTGTTTTCAGAGTACTGCCAAAAAAAAGGTTGGTTCTTTTGCCTGCTTTTGTGTGATGAAAGTGTAAAGGAATGGTTTTTAAAAGTTTACCCTTAAGACGAATGTGTTCCAGAGAGGTGTGCACGGCATAGAGTCGGAGATGTTGCTGTACGGTGGTGGGAGGAAGTCAGATAAACGAGTTGCGAAACAGAGGTTTTGGGTTGAGTCGTTGATGAAGTTGACGTCATCTGCTAGTAGAAAAGGAAGATCTTGTCCGAGTAGAAGACAGAGGATGTAGAATCCGATGAGGGTTCTCATGGCCAAAGTTGaagcagagagagagacgagaggAGTAAAGATGGATGCTATTTtggtgaggaagaagaagaagaagagtgattgAGTTTGGTGGTGAAAGTGGTTGAAGATGGCGATCAATCATAATCACCAAATTGTGTTTTTAATCTTTTCCTTCGATTGGATTTTGAGAAAGATGCTTGGAGTTGATGTTTCACTGGTGGAGTATCGGACAAGTTATGTCCCCTCTGTCACTAAACCGACACGTGAACCGACAGAAAATATACCAAAAGTAATATGCTTTTTGCCAGTTAAAACAATTGTCAATTGCTATATGAGGTTGAAAAAATAGTGAAATCTTTATAAAGATAATTGAGAATCTGGAGTTTTACTTTGCTTATTTTGAGGAAAAGATGACAGAGATGGGAGTAGGGTCCTAACTGGACCAGACTGGGAAGTGGATCAGTCATAGTCTGAATCATTACTCATTAGGTACATTTGGTCAGTATGGTCCCCTTAGGCGATATTGTAACAGAACTTAAAAACAAAGTAAACTATAACAATTaagttaataattaaataacttTTCAGTTTAGTTTATAAAACTTTCATTAGTGTGGTACAAAAATCTTTGCCGCCTCAATGATTATAAGTTTATCACCAATCATGTACAGACgtatttaattattgtttgtttgtttttgtttttgggttACGATTTTGCATGTGTTAATGTTCATGTTTATTTTGTATTCTTCCATATGAACCAACAATCTTCTatcattttagaaaatttatttgtttagtataaACGTcagaaaaaacataaatttcccGTTTGTATCTCATATTTTCCTGCATATTCCACAGAAACATTTATTAGGAAATTGaaatttttgtatgttttagaaatgtaaaaaCAACTTTTTGATTAAAGTATTAATAGTTTAACCTTAGTGTAATCATCAAGGGGATGTAGCTCATATGGTAGAGCGCTCGCTTCGCATGCGAGAGGCACGGGGTTCGATTCCCCGCATCTCCATTTTTagaaatttctttattttaacgCCTCTGCTTTGTCTTCTTTTTGCATATTCTCCATTGGTAAAGAGGCCTGCCCACTAATTATAAGGCCCAATATAAGACATCGGGCCCATAACACTTGATTAGTGATTAATTCTCTTTCGGACAGTAATGCGTTAAGACAAAAGGGGACAAAACTTGACCTTTATGTCCGAGTCACGACACTCGAGTGACACTTCCGTTACAATAAACGAAAACATTTTCTTCTCCACCACACGATTTCTATGCTAATCAGCTTAAGAATTAGATTAATGCAAGAAATCTTTACCCCAGTTTGGAGAATCTCTCTTCGCCAAGTCTCTCCACACACTCAACTTGTAactcttttttctctctctgtATGTCGCTTAAAAAGCTAAGCAACTTTCTCTCATGGAGTCGCTGCTTACATCATCAAGCTTATCTCTTTacccttcttctcctcctctctcCTTCCTTAAGCTACCTTCTTCTATCCACCACAACACGACCATCTCCTTCTCCTGTAAAGCCTCCTCGAATCCTACACCTGATTCCAATGGGAATAATCGGTTTATCAGAACGATTAAAGGCTTGGTTTCGTCTCGGCAATGGATGTCGCGTTTTCGAGCTTACAGAGACGATACGGCAGCGTTTTCGGCCGGAGATTTGAAGCAGAACGGTGGTTTAGGGATTGCTCTTCTGAGCATCACGGCGTCTGCTAAGGTGAAGATCAGTCCTTTCGTGGCGACGCTCTCGGCGAATCCGACGTTCGTGTCGGCTGTGTTCGCGTGGTTCTTTGCGCAGACGAGCAAAATGGTTATTAACTTCTTCATTGAGAGGAAATGGGATTTGAGTTTGTTGTTTGCTTCTGGTGGGATGCCTTCTTCTCACTCGGCTCTGTGTATGGCCTTGACGACCTCTGTTGCGCTTTGTCATGGCGTTGCGGACTCGTTGTTTCCCGTTTGTTTGGGGTTTAGCTTGATTGTCATGTATGATGCTATTGGCGTTAGACGCCATGCCGGTATGCAAGCTGAGGTAATGACTAAGGTTGTCTTTTGTGTTGATCTCGTTTTATGActaatgttttcttttgttgatcATGTCAGGTTCTGAACTTGATTATAAGGGACTTGTTTGAAGGACATCCCATTAGTCAAAGAAAGCTAAAGGAGTTGCTTGGTCACACTCCTTCGCAGGTTCTTGCGGGAGCATTGGTTGGTGTTGTGATTGCTTGCTTTTGTTGCCAAGGCCCACCTCGTCTCAACCTAAGATCTCATTAAGttttgtgattgttttttttttttcttattcggTTCAATTTCTGTAttagcagaaaaaaaaaactctgtgATTTGAGTATTGCTTAGCAACATGATTTGGCTAAGATTTGTAGTTGTATCATATGTTGTGTTCAGCAATAGAGAGAACTCTTGGAAATGCCAATGATACCTTTGTTTCATGTGCCTctctttttctctattttttttccgGTTTGGTAATCAACTATTTAAACCCTCAATGACATGAGAACAATGGTTAGTTTTTAAGACAAGTTTGGGATACAAGCTCCTCCACTTTGCTGTTGTTATTTCCAAATTTTTCCAGTGACTGGCAGTGTCAGCTCTTTCCTGTCTCCACCTGAGGAGAAAAGAGCCATGTTCCTCTGTATAATTAGACCATCATGACTGTCTCCCACTTCTAAACTGTAATTGTAGTTCCGTGCTCTTTAATATGTGTAGAGAGATGGAAGATTCAAAAACATTGATCTCGCAGTCAAAGAGCAAGACCTTAATGACTCTTAAACAAATCATCATAACAGATATAAGTTTATATAGATGATTATGAAGTATGAATCATATGTAGTCTTACCCTACTTAACATCCATGTGGCATTATTGACTTAATTCACTTGGATTAGACTTGACATAGCGATGGAGAAAAGGTAACCGGTTCGAGGAAATATGATCTGAATATCTCGCCGCCGATTTAAAGTTTGTGTATgggctttgttttttttgttatgggTCGTTTACAACATGTAAGTCAACTGGGCTTCTTGTGAGCTGTAAATAAATACAACTGGGACATTGTCTACTAATCTACTCTAGTCTATGAGTGAATTACCTATAATCGAACCATCTCTCATTAATAAgtactaaaagtctaaaactcGTCCCCATTTGGTCCTTACCCGTCTCAATAATTGTCAccctttttagttttttacatTCATAACTGTTTGTGAAATATTCTAACATTCCATTTTCAGaataataatatgattaattacTTGGAATTTCTAACATAGAGTTTTATGCTTTTATATCTCTGTGTTTagtttaacagaaaaaaaactattgttattttttttttttttttgaaagaggacTTTACTTTAAATTTAAATGGCCATGAAGGCAGTTACTTTGGATGGAGCCCATTACATCAAGCTTTCCAAAAGATTATAAAGTTGGGCTTAGCCCTTAAAGAAATACAATGAACCCATAGTGAAAGATTTGAAGAGACGGACGAAAGAAGTCGATGCTTTCAGCTTTGAAACCACCGCTGGAGCATTTTCGAGGAGAGAGATGGGTTTCCTTCTCTGATCCCTGAAACTCTGTTCCTGATGAGAAGATCTGCCTGCTTTGCCAAAGAGGAGATTGATCGATATTGTTGTCGATGGATCCTGCTATTCCTCTCAGTCCAGATGAGATAAATTGTAACTTGCCATGCCAAAAGAACCAGGAGACGATCATGCTTTGGAAGAGTCATCGCTTGCATGAGGCCTAATTCTGTCAGCCAATTTCGAGAAGGTCGCCAGTTTGCTTTCCGAGATAGTTCCGTCCAGAGACTCCAAGCGTATGGGCACTCAAAATATAGGTGGTCTCTTGATTCTAATGGAGCATTGCATAAGATACAACTTGAATCAATTTGAATTCCCCAACTGATCATCCTATCTTTTGTAGGGCACCTATTCAGGACGGTGAGCCATGTGAGGAAATTGTGGCGAGGGATTCCTCGAGAGAACCATACCACTTCGCACCAAGAGACGATCGGACGGTGGTTCTTGATCAGGTAATATACCGTTCCCGTCGCATAGGTAGCCGAAGACACCCCTTGAGGAGACCATTCATAGACATCGCTTTCTGCCGATAACGTAACGGTGGAGAGGTAGACATGGAGAGATAGCTGTCTTTCCGATCGCGGATGCGGCAGACGCCAGTGGTCGTTTCGGAAGAGATCATGGAGCGTTGCTGAGTGATGGATGCCTATGTTTGAAGACGCCGGCAGTTGTAGATAAGTTCTCAAGTTACCGAAAGGACTCCAGTTATCCGACCAAAACCGAGTATCTTTACCATTCCCTGGTAAGATCTTAATCCAATTATAAGCATAGTCCCTTACCCTCAGGATCTTTTTAGTTGCTGATGAATGAGATGGTTTCTCTTTGATGGTCCATAAGTTGTTCACCTGACCAGAGAGAATGTTTTTTATGAACCAGGCTACCCAAATAGAGCCTGCTCTGAAGAATAGCAGCCACAACAACTTAATCGAACAAGCCCTGTTCCAAAAGACCAAGTCCCTTATTCCTAATCCACCTTCTTTTTTCGCCAAGTTTGTAATATTAGCTGCTATAGTTTGTAATATTATCTAATAAGTAATAATCCATGTTTGTAATATTAGCTGCTATAGTTTAACAGAAATAAAGTATTCATTCATAGCAGATAAACTATGTGTAATATCTAATAAGTAATATTTCATGTTTGTAGTTTTAGCTGCTATAGTTTTATGacaaaaacatttaaatattcGAGTAAAATCTATTTCCTATGTTTCcgaaagtaaatttttttatattttttctatgtttcacaaaaaaatagatgttataattatttttgagatactttgtatatttttaagaaatagtaaataaaaatactttAGTTGATTAAATATTAGGACTGATAGTTATTGGAAtgtgtataattaaaataaatactacctccttttttttatatatgacgttttaggattgtgcacatagattaagaaatatttaatttctaaacaaaaacatcattaattgtttatctaaccacaatttaaccaataataaaatagaaattataatatcattggtcatctagcattaattagtaataaattttacatagaaaattaaaaacgtcaaataatttagaacaaaaaaattcttctaaaacgtcatatataaaaaacgGAAAGAGTaataaatttatgataaacatttattatatttttaataaacgtgaatattttaaaaatgttttttcggAAATGGATGGAAGAACCAGAAGGTTTTGCGGGGACAAATAATGCGGAGGAAGAGAAGTTCAGGTCCATATtcagagagagacagagaaagCGATCATATGTGATATATCTATCTTTATGGTCCCCTCTTGTCATGTTATtgacataaaattttatattccaTTCACCCAAAAGGTACCAACACAACTTTTTTTTACAGTGTATGAACTAGTCTTTGAAATCAAATATGTATGTGTGTTTGTCTTTTGGCGGTTCTTTGCTTTCCATTTATAATTGTGTAGTGATCAATCCCGTCGAAGTTGTCATCTACCTTTAACATCTAATTAGCTGAATCAAAATCGAAAACAAtaaatgtatatgtatattGATCGTTGAGGAAAGCTTGGAATCTTACTCAACCATTTTAActcacaaaaaaaagagagcaatAATGAATGAACAAAACCGAATCTCACGTAAGTTAGTCCTAAATTGGTTAGGGGAACAAATGTTTCGGTTTTATAGATACAGATttgaatgatttgttttattttactaTGTCATTAAATTTGTGGGATGATGAAGTTTTTAAGTTCATTTTACATTTACGAGTAATGAAGTTAATGAATATAAATTGCGACTGAGTATTATTGTACAGTTTGTCAAAATGATTCCTAGTTCTGTTATAATGCAGGTTAAACAATGGTATTGGTTGGCAACATGATTGAATAGAGAAAGCATAAGAAactgaaaaattaaataaataaatctgtATAATACTATAGATAAGATAGTTAACAGGCCAAAAGtccacaaaataaataaacggATTCCTTTCATTTTGGTTAATAAACTTATATAATCACAACAAGCTTGGATATAAAACATGATTCTGAAGAGTTGTACGATTAATAATGTCTTGTAAATTCACGaaattatttctatattttgCAAATGATCAAGCAGAGCAAATTCAGAAGTATAATAATCTCTCATCCAACATAAAtactgtaaattaaaaatatttaatattaaaaaaagtacaacccttttaaatttttttgataatggATTTCAAAAAGATTCTCCGAGATGGGAGCTTGACCGAACGACTAAGTGGGAGTGTTAAGTAGGTTGAAAGTGACCCTTTAATCTTTTTTTGTGTACGGACGATTTTCTTATTCGAAATTACCTTTTGACAATCTGCGTACTCCACCTCAGgttgggaagaagaagcagagaaaGAGCCAAAGAGTGCGAATGATATGATTACAGCATTTGAATTCTTTGATGTATAATGCAAACTCCTACTTTTCATATTTGGTAAGTTTGTATGATTATGCTCTTTATCTTATCATTCAGTTTTTCTTGGTACCAATCAATATATATCTTACAAAATCCCGGCCACGTACGAAATTTACATAATGATTTTAGTAAATTATGAAGAAAAACCATAAATGGACGTCCTACAAAATTAGTGATCATATATCTTCCAAATAGAATGTGTGATCATAAagccttttataaaaaaaaatgtgtgaTCATATATGTTCCACATTAAATGTAATTTGATCATTACATATGATATGAGTCATGACTAATGAGAAAcatatttgaataaattatCCCCATATCTTCCATATGGTGTGTTtgaaccaaagaaaaaaaatacacacaCATGTATATACGATTACGTACTAGGTCACGCACCGTGCCAGTTTTAACTACGTTTGATGTTTTGAATTATTATGACATGGTCTCTAAAACTcggtatttttatatatgtttcttgCAAATCATGATAATCTTGCAGACTACAATTATTGATCATAGAGATAACCTTTATTAAAACTGAGTTACTCTTAATCattaagggcatctccaatagtctaaaataaagaaaaacatcagaaaataaaagaagtctaTCTCAAATGCATAATAGTCTTTaaatttttgctaaaattttattttatgcataaaaaaatatttacacaaaatattacttttaattttttgtctattatatatacatactgATTAAACTTCTTataacttatattttaaaattatataataaataatagatagtaacattaaaaatacataactaatacaaaataaataaaaaaacacatataaacCTAACACAACATAGAACATGATTTGATtgtttatttatgaaaaaaatatactaaaagtactatttaaataaaaatatactattttattgTATGTGCTTATGTAATTTTACTAATccaacaataatttattttaattaagaaatttaagtttaaaatgttaaaacaagtgaacattattttaaattctatcaaataaaaacttttattagCAATGTAGTTGAAaatgaatatattaaaatttaggaaAACTATTGGAGtaaatcataatattttttgagtTTGCATCATTTTGAAGATGATGCAaatcattggagatggtctagaAATTTTGAGACCTCTTACCTTTCTAGAGAATGAGGAGACAATcttttttctttagttttgaAGAGACTATTTTTAGGTTTTTAGAATGATTTAAAGAAAACTTTAGTCTAGTTATACCAATGAAAATGctttaaaatcatattaatagaGATACAATATGAGTGCGCAGTAATAACGTTTTAAGAAATTAGATTTGTTTATTGTCTAACAAGACCTATGCTACGGTTATTGAAATAATTATCCCTAAAATTTTCTTGATTAATTAGGCTCcacccaaaagaaaaagaaagcaatatgccaatatgtatataaaaactaaaaaagttTCCGGTGTTATACATATATGCATAAAGAACTCTACAAATTTCTGATATCATGTATATAAACATTATGAAAGACTGGGAAGATGTTTTGTGTATGACCAAATGGTGAAAATGTACAAAATAATTTGCAATAACTATATGTACGAACCTTTTTTAGAATGTATGAATTTATGAACtttgaaagataaaattattgcAAGGCTGAAGATAATTACGACGTTGGAATACAATCCTTATTTCTCGACTGGATTCAATTAAAGCCAGCCCattcattttaattaaattatgaacataattaatatataaaaaattgagcaacaacataattaataatataaccCTTGTTTTCGAtcgtatttaatattttaaaataagataggACCACAATGGTATGTTTCGACAACTTTTCGTTCTCCTTTCAGCAATATAACAAATGAGTATCGTTGATTAATTcaatatatgattaatataaTATGAGCATATTCGTTTATTCTCGTTTACTGACGTGGCCAGTGACGACTATGACTAAACAAGTGATTAACTATATTATCAAATATTCAATGTAGCATAACAGTAATTAAgaagaataaacaaaaataaaaaatgttgtgTAATGGATTCCACTACACCACTAAGCAATTGTTTAATAAAAgttaattaactaatatatgtatcattatTATTCCCACCCATGGGTTCATATTTCACTTTGAATGGTCATATATTCCTAATCATATTTATCTAATTTTGCTATATGTGTCTTTTGTGTTTAAATATTTACAACTTGAGAGAATATCCGTCGCAGCAGCTTGTTAAATTAATCTTTGCTTAAAAGTAGATGCTCGagaaaaaagtttttattttacgCAGCTAAAAATGACGTCCAAATTAGCCATTGTGATATGCGAGCATGAATTCTCATGCAGTCTAAAGAATCActttgaaaattaatttaattgatgtgaataattatttatggtaatttCTTACTCTTGGCTTTActtaatattgttatattttactCTTTGATTTCATCTTTGCTGATGAAAAATTATATTCTTTCAAATCTCCTTGCCACTTTGCAAAGATTTTCCCGTACAATGGTATATATTGCCAGACACTGTTTAAACGTTTTTTTGCTTTCTAATGCGCTCGCATAGTTTGTAAAGTGATGCATAAATAGTGTAATTGTGTTTCGTAGACCATATGTTAATAATTAGGTAGATAACTCTACAGTATTCTACGGTTCTatctaaaactaataaaaacacCATGAAGAATAGATTTCAAAATAGTTCATGCTGGGCTAACTTGTCTTAtactttttcattattttatcatgcagtttttgatatattaaatGGGAAGCTTATTTTAAAGGAATAATAATTTGTGAAATAGCTGTCGTTTTCCAGAGTTCTAACTTGAGCTTTAGACAATGATTAACTCTAATATCTTAACTGAAAGTTTCGGATAAGAGAcagttcttaaatttttttagatttaaactaaaaaaaattaagaaccgtttcttaaataagagatataaaagtcattttt is part of the Brassica rapa cultivar Chiifu-401-42 chromosome A09, CAAS_Brap_v3.01, whole genome shotgun sequence genome and harbors:
- the LOC103841998 gene encoding cytochrome b561 and DOMON domain-containing protein At3g61750 isoform X1 gives rise to the protein MRTLIGFYILCLLLGQDLPFLLADDVNFINDSTQNLCFATRLSDFLPPPYSNISDSMPCTPLWNTFVLRYSENRDNVMTIIVSALYTTGWVGVGFSRDGRMVGSSAMVGWITKKGHAKIKQYYLQGTERDQVVPDQGELQLQKVPPVVALHGAMIYLAFQVKFTVKVPRRAVILAFSSVYPSKLGRLSKHDDKTTVIVDFSKANGVTSKETPASTEKTKHGVMAILGWGFLLPLGAILARYLRHRDPLWYYLHISIQFTGFIFGLAAVILGIRLYNRIQPDIPAHRGIGIFLLILSILQVLAFFARPHKETKMRRYWNWYHHWIGRISLFFGAVNILLGIRMANSGEDGWRIGYGFVLAVTLLAFIVLEIFRIRGSIGSPSSHTPPSFETHPSSTSSV
- the LOC103841999 gene encoding uncharacterized membrane protein YuiD — its product is MESLLTSSSLSLYPSSPPLSFLKLPSSIHHNTTISFSCKASSNPTPDSNGNNRFIRTIKGLVSSRQWMSRFRAYRDDTAAFSAGDLKQNGGLGIALLSITASAKVKISPFVATLSANPTFVSAVFAWFFAQTSKMVINFFIERKWDLSLLFASGGMPSSHSALCMALTTSVALCHGVADSLFPVCLGFSLIVMYDAIGVRRHAGMQAEVLNLIIRDLFEGHPISQRKLKELLGHTPSQVLAGALVGVVIACFCCQGPPRLNLRSH